The Stutzerimonas stutzeri DNA window AACCGAGCAGGCGCAGAGCCGATCGGTGGCCAAGCAGATCAACGCCATTCCGGCGAGTGAGATGGTGGTGTTCGCACCCAAGGCGCCGAAAACCCATATCACCGTGTTCACCGACACCGATTGTGGCTATTGCCAGAAGCTGCACAGCGAAGTGCCTCAGCTCAACCGTCTCGGTGTGGAGGTGCGCTATGTGGCGTTCCCGCGCCAGGGGATGGGCAGCCACGGTGCCAATACCCTGACCAGTGTGTGGTGCGCCAAGGACCGTCAGGATGCCATGAACAAGGCCAAGGCTCGTGAAGATCTGCCGGCAGCCAGTTGCGATACCCCGATCGCCAAGCAATACCAGTTGGGGCAGATGATCGGTGTGCAGGGTACGCCGGCCATCATTCTCGCCAACGGTCAAATGATCCCCGGCTACCAGCCAGCGGCGCAGCTTGCAGAGGTGGCGCTCGCTGCGGCCAAGTAATCGATCCCACCCATCGGTCCGGTTGCGCCGGTCCGACGATCGGCAGCGGAACTGAGCAGCTGACCGCGTTCAAACCCTTCGGTACTGAACGAAGGTGGTCGCGA harbors:
- a CDS encoding disulfide isomerase DsbC N-terminal domain-containing protein, with the translated sequence MGVIRMFAAATVGLVSTVAMAADPDQAIRQSLQKIQPDMPIEAVAESPMPGVYQVQLEGGRQLYASADGQFVIQGYLYQFKDGQAVNLTEQAQSRSVAKQINAIPASEMVVFAPKAPKTHITVFTDTDCGYCQKLHSEVPQLNRLGVEVRYVAFPRQGMGSHGANTLTSVWCAKDRQDAMNKAKAREDLPAASCDTPIAKQYQLGQMIGVQGTPAIILANGQMIPGYQPAAQLAEVALAAAK